In a genomic window of Quercus lobata isolate SW786 chromosome 4, ValleyOak3.0 Primary Assembly, whole genome shotgun sequence:
- the LOC115988168 gene encoding heavy metal-associated isoprenylated plant protein 46-like encodes MKQTVLIQVSMDGQKNFCCITEGEKARRKAMKIAVGLPGVESSALKGQNSDQIEVKGDNIDTVKLATLLRKKVGHASIVSVAEDKKEEKKEEKKKDEPKIQCPYGPPYAFYEIRDPCYDTNVCSIL; translated from the exons ATGAAG CAAACTGTGCTCATCCAGGTTTCCATGGATGGGCAGAAGAATTTTTGTTGCATTACGGAAGGTGAGAAGGCCCGCAgaaaagccatgaagattgcaGTTGGCCTTCCAG GGGTGGAATCATCAGCTTTGAAAGGACAAAACAGTGACCAAATAGAGGTAAAAGGAGATAATATTGATACTGTTAAACTTGCAACGTTGCTAAGGAAGAAAGTAGGGCATGCAAGCATAGTAAGCGTTGCAGAAGACaagaaagaggagaagaaagaagagaaaaaaaaagacgaaCCTAAGATACAGTGCCCTTATGGACCCCCCTACGCATTCTATGAGATTAGAGACCCCTGTTATGACACAAATGTTTGTTCCATCTTGTAA